The following nucleotide sequence is from Pochonia chlamydosporia 170 chromosome 4, whole genome shotgun sequence.
GTCCGATCGAGCCACAGGCAACGACAGGCTGGAGTCCACGCTTCAGATCCCTCCCAACATTTCGCCGGAAAATGAATCTGATAATGGTCCAGAAACTCCAGTTGTAAGCGGGAGCAATACATCCGTGACTGTAGAGAGGACTGAGCCGGATCCTGTCACAACCATCGCCACCAGTGCCAATGCAGGCCGCGGATCCAACCATGGCCcagatgacgaggacgatgaggaagaagatgaggagggggacgatgaggatgacgacgaggaagatgaggagcCTCGTCTCAAATATGCGCGCTTGACACAAAGCTTAAGTGGTCTCTATCGTAACGGCGATGCGACCAGCGCATTCCTCGTCGGAGGAGACAAAATGGTACGCAGTTCTTTTGCCCTTATTCTTGATCCCCTCATGTGCCTGTACTAAACTTGGAGCAGATTATTGGAACCCATAACGGCAACATTGTATGCTTGCTCTTGTAAACTGTCTCGGGCGATTATCAAGACTAATACTCAGCCCAGCATGTCATTCAATTACCAACTCTACAACCCCTTCGAGTCTACCACGCACATTCAGCATCGGTTACCAGCATATCGACGTCTCCATACCCTCCTCCCTTATCAAACGACCGATCAGAACGGCCGCCGCCGTCGCAGCAGCCCCAGGCCCAGCCGAATTTGCGACCCGATGCCTCTCCTGCCAGTGCCTCTAGGCGACCCAAGGGACCAGCACAGCTGCCACGGATACCCTCGAACGACATATACGTAGCTACTTCGTCTATGGATGGCAACGTATGCATCCAGTCACTTTTAGATATGAAAGACGTCCATCTAAGAAACTTTGCACGGCCGGTCCAAGCTGTCGCGTTATCCCCAGAGTTCAAGAGTGATCGTACATATCTATCCGGTGGTTTGGCGGGCCAGCTCATCTTGACTGTAGGCGGTGGCCAGGGCAGAAGTACGTCCACTACGACCGGAACGGCGGTCGCAGCAGCGTCtggatggcttggaagcATGGGTCTAGGTACCAGCAGTGGTAAAGACACAGTGTTGCATTCCGGAGAAGGTACCATAAGCAGCATTAAGTGGTCCCTTTCTGGGAAGTATGTCGCCTGGTTGAACGAATATGGCATCAAGTTGATGCGTTCCAAGCTTCATCTCGAAAGCGCTGAGTCTGAGGGGGCTTGGCAGCGAATTGGACATTATGATAGACCACAGACGGAGGAATGGGAGGCCATGGCAAGCGTGTGGAAAGGTCGACTAGAGTGGATCGACGAGCAGGCCATTGAGACTGATGAATGTCGGTCTTCGGGGGATGGTGCTGCAAATCTCGCAATTTCAGCGCCAAAGAAGACCGTAGAAAGGCTTCTCGTAGGCTGGGGTGGTACCATTTGGATTATTCACGTCCATCACGGGCCCACTAGCGATAGTGGGAGGAATGGTCACGACAAGCCGTTTGGTCGGGCAGAAGTCGCCAAGATGTATGTGTTTCCAGATTCGAATCGGTGTGGTCAGATATGTTCCCTCTAACAGGATTACAGCTTGCGGATGGACTGCATTATTTCGGGAATCTCCCTCTACACTCCGAGTACCTTACTTGTCCTTGCATTTTGCCCGAcggatgatgacgaagacgaacAAGTGCCAGAGCAACCTACAGTTTCGGGCCACAAATCAAGATTATCCTCAGGTTCTGCAGGAAGTGAACCCGCTGGAGGCATAAGACGCCGCCAGAACAATCACCCTCCCGAACTGAGGCTTATCGATCTCGATTCTCAGATGGAAGTAGATAAAGATCGCCTTGGAGTGAGTCGCTTTGAGCGCCTTGGCCCGGCTGATTACCACCTTGGTGTTCTTCCTGCCCAAGCAGCAGCGACCGCAGTGGCATCCCGAGGCGCATTAGAGGCACTGGCCGGCTTTGGCAACGACATGTGGAATGTGGCTATCAACCCTAAATCGCTTTTTAGTTCTGGTGCTAGTATAATGAGCAGAGACAGCGGAGACGATGCTGCGTCTGTCTCCAAGACCGGCAGCACGGCTGGAACAATTCGCCGGGGACAAGGCAAGATCCCAGGTCCCATCACTATCCACCCCAGTTTGTCGAAGCCCGGCATCAAGATATTCATGCACAGTCCATATGACTGTATTCTTGGCACAAAACGAGATTTGGCAGACCACTTGCAATGGCTTGTTGAGCACGAACAATACCAACAGGCTTGGGAGCTATTAGACGAGAATCCGGACATAGTCGCAACCACACCAGAAAAGCCCATTGATGCGGGGCCAGCAACCCCATCAGCACGACAAGCAGCTGTAGAGGATTTCTTTGACGGCGATTCGGCGGTAGCGTCCACTCAGCAAGATGTACACTCccaggccatcaaggaaAAACGACGCATCGGAGAGCTATGGATTCAACAGGTGATAGAGGATGGCAACTGGCGACGGGCAGGTGAGGTCTGTGGCCAAGTTCTTGGCACCCCAGACAGGTGGGAGAAATGGGTATGGACATTTGCCGGTGCCAAACACTTCGACGAAATTACACCGTATATTCCGTCGCAACCAATGCTTCCTCCGCTCCCAACAACGATATATGAGGTAGTTTTGGGCCATTATATCCAGAATGATAAACCTCGATTTCGGGAGCTGTTAGATCTGTGGACAACAGATTTGTTTGATGTTAGCACCATCACGACTGCCTTGGAGAATCAACTCAAGTTTAGAGATGTCCGCGAGGATagcattgaagatggagagaaGGGGAGAGACTGGTCGATTGTGATGGAAAGTCTCGCGCGGCTTTACGAAGCTGGTGGACGGCATCGGGAGGCTCTGAAGGTTTATATCAAGCTTCACGACGCTGATTCCGCGTTTCGTCTCATTAGAGAGCGCCATCTAGCCGAAGCTGTCGCAGATGACATCCCAGGTTTTATAGGCTTGAGAGTAGCACCAGAGAGGATGAAGCAAATGACTCAACAGGAACTTGTCGAGGCGACGTCGGAGGCCATTACGCTGCTTGTGGACGAGGCTCAACATGGATTGGTTCGTCccgacattgttgttgagcaACTGGAGGCCAAAAAGATGAACCCGTATCTTCATTTTTACCTCAAAGGCTTGTGGCGAGGCCAGGGCATCAAAGAACACTCAGCAGAGAACATCGAACGGCTTGTCATGGACAGCCAAGCCCTGGTGGATAGCTACGCCGACTTGGCCGTTCACCTATTTGCGACATATGATAGAGCgctgttgatggagtttCTCAAAGCATCAACCTCGTACACGTTTGAAAAGGTTAGTAAAAAGTCGGTCTGGAATCCTTAATGGACGAGTCGTAGCTAACTAGCCACAGGCTGTGCAAGAATGCGAGGCATGTTCATATCACGATGAACTTGTGTACTTATACTCCAAGACTGGCCAGATGAAACGTGCCTTGTACCTTATCATTGATCGCCTCAAAAACGTCCAGA
It contains:
- a CDS encoding vacuolar assembly protein (similar to Coccidioides immitis RS XP_001244376.1), with protein sequence MTDQSDRATGNDRLESTLQIPPNISPENESDNGPETPVVSGSNTSVTVERTEPDPVTTIATSANAGRGSNHGPDDEDDEEEDEEGDDEDDDEEDEEPRLKYARLTQSLSGLYRNGDATSAFLVGGDKMIIGTHNGNIHVIQLPTLQPLRVYHAHSASVTSISTSPYPPPLSNDRSERPPPSQQPQAQPNLRPDASPASASRRPKGPAQLPRIPSNDIYVATSSMDGNVCIQSLLDMKDVHLRNFARPVQAVALSPEFKSDRTYLSGGLAGQLILTVGGGQGRSTSTTTGTAVAAASGWLGSMGLGTSSGKDTVLHSGEGTISSIKWSLSGKYVAWLNEYGIKLMRSKLHLESAESEGAWQRIGHYDRPQTEEWEAMASVWKGRLEWIDEQAIETDECRSSGDGAANLAISAPKKTVERLLVGWGGTIWIIHVHHGPTSDSGRNGHDKPFGRAEVAKILRMDCIISGISLYTPSTLLVLAFCPTDDDEDEQVPEQPTVSGHKSRLSSGSAGSEPAGGIRRRQNNHPPELRLIDLDSQMEVDKDRLGVSRFERLGPADYHLGVLPAQAAATAVASRGALEALAGFGNDMWNVAINPKSLFSSGASIMSRDSGDDAASVSKTGSTAGTIRRGQGKIPGPITIHPSLSKPGIKIFMHSPYDCILGTKRDLADHLQWLVEHEQYQQAWELLDENPDIVATTPEKPIDAGPATPSARQAAVEDFFDGDSAVASTQQDVHSQAIKEKRRIGELWIQQVIEDGNWRRAGEVCGQVLGTPDRWEKWVWTFAGAKHFDEITPYIPSQPMLPPLPTTIYEVVLGHYIQNDKPRFRELLDLWTTDLFDVSTITTALENQLKFRDVREDSIEDGEKGRDWSIVMESLARLYEAGGRHREALKVYIKLHDADSAFRLIRERHLAEAVADDIPGFIGLRVAPERMKQMTQQELVEATSEAITLLVDEAQHGLVRPDIVVEQLEAKKMNPYLHFYLKGLWRGQGIKEHSAENIERLVMDSQALVDSYADLAVHLFATYDRALLMEFLKASTSYTFEKAVQECEACSYHDELVYLYSKTGQMKRALYLIIDRLKNVQKAIEFAKEQDDPDLWNDLLDYSMDKPSFIRALLEQVGTTINPITLVRRIPEGLEIPGLREGLTHMMKEHELQHSISSGVAKVLRSELAAAQNDLRTGRQKGIKFEVVQPDGEDNPAVPSRGQAAAAAAERNAGEHPMGERAEHDHVVPQPGRCASCHEAFTEFEMEMILGFACGHVFHVSHLLELLHKGRKADVDLGAEPGETGRHSVGMKVMRARLLRDKVREGCPICH